The Moorena producens PAL-8-15-08-1 genomic interval CAGTAGTACTGTCCGCGCTGACTCTTCCTCCAACCTCACTGATATTCTGGAACTACGGGGTCTTTCAGAAACTAAACCTCAATTTGAAAATCTTGGCGCACGCTTCGTACCCAAAAATGTAGGTTATGCGTTGGTGGTTTCTGGACTAGCAGATGTGTTCATCACCAAACTCAAGCGCAGTGGCAAGATGATCAGTTATGAGATTCGTCCGGCGGAAGGTATTCCCTTGGATGTGAATACCATTACTTTCATGATTAACCCAGCTTACACCATGAACGGTACCCTAGACGGTACAGTGGGTTCCCAAGCTGCTGACCAGCGTTTCTATCGCCATGTCCCAGAAATGCGATCGCAATACGGTTCCCTCTATCCCGCCAGCTACATGCGTCTACAACAGGCCTACGACTTAAAGCAGCAGATTGAGAAGTTGGATAAAGACCGGGAAGCCTACTTCTATAACAATGATTCTACCAAGACCAAAGACATAGAATCCCAAACCGTCGATACTTCCCAATATGATAGCTACGGGCAGGTTACCGTCGCACCAAAAGATCAAACTGAAAACGGTGACGGTTCTAGCCAGCAGCAAGAAACTGAGCAAGTTGAGGGACATGTCCAATCTTTTGAAGGTCATAAAGAAGCACAGGAAGACCAAGCAAATCAACGGAAAGAAGAAATCAACAAGCGTATTCCCAATCCAGATAAGCAAGAGCGTGCCAAGGACGCTTTCGAGGAATGGCAACGGCGCATGGAAAACTTGTTAATTCGGGCTGGCAAGCGTAACATCGTCAACACCTATGTTTGGGATGCCGATGGGGGTTTTCGCGCAGAGGAAGAGAGTTTTGCCAGTACGATTGAGCATACAGTTGGTGGTAGCTTGATAGCTGGGGGGCAGCTAGGGGCTCAAGTTGATGCTATGGTTGCAGGTTTTGCCTTTGAGCTGACACCGTTATACACAGCGGAAATTACCCAAACCATGAGTAAAACTGAGGTTAATAGCAGGGGGTTTGAACTCTTTGTTAATCTCTACGGCTTGGAAAACAAAGATATTACTGATTTAAACGACTATCCCCTCAAACCTGGGGAAAAAGTGGATCGCTACCGCTTTATGAGTTTCTACCTGGAAGGTAATGTTAATCATTTCCATGACTTCTTTAACTATGTAGTCGATCCAGAATGGCTACAGAGTAATGATGAAGAAGCCCGTGCCTTAAGGCAAGTACAAGCAGGTAAACCCAACAAAACTTGGCGAGTACTCCACCGCGTCACCTACGTCGAACGTCCTGCTTTAATGGGCTTTGGTCGTGATTTGCGTCCAGTGGAGACCAGCGATCAAATGGCAGACACAGTTCTTAACTATTTTGATTCACTTGAGCGTAAAGATAATAACATACAAGGACAGCTCAGGGAAATTTTCGCTATTCTAACCAGTCTGGATAAGCGAATTACAGATAACAACAGTTGAAATAGTTAAGCTGTTGCCAATCTAAGGCGAAGTCGAAGTTAAAGTCAAAATTCCCTGCTAAAATTATCGTTCGGATTTAGGAAGTATCGCCAAGGGTATCACTCCTGTGAATGAGGTTTTAGCAGTGGGATATTAATCACTTAATTAGGAAAAAAACACCATGCCCAAGGTAAAGTCAAAAAAGTCACTAAAATCAAACCGAAATAATCCTATAGGATGTCCTATGGCAGCAGGTGTCACTAATCATGCACAAGCTCATCAGGCCAGAAATAAGCAGAGCAATAAAAATGACACTAAATTTGGTTTTAAGCAGAATCCCGACGGAAGCTGGGACAGAAAAGGACGTTCTGGATGGACTAGTGAGGCTCTAAAAGTTCCTGCTGGTTCAGTCAAAAACCCAGTAACAGGAGAAGATATTAAGCGAGACCGACGCCACATGATTTCATCTAACCTACTCACAGACTCTTTGGCAGGTTATCTCAACCACGAACAACCCGCTACTTATACAGCTGCTATCGATCAATTCATCATGAGTCCGAATCATGAGAAAAAACTCAAACGTCTTCAAGGAAAGACTCTAAATGATAAATTGAATGGAATCGGCAAATATATTCATAGTAATCCTAAAAATCTGTTTCCAGGTAGGGGTGATTGGAACCAGGCAATTGGACGTCTTGCTGAACAAGTTAAAGGTCTAGTTGATAGAGCAGATAAATCTTTAAAAGAAAAGTTGCGACAAACGGAGAATGATTTTGATAAATTATTTAAGAACAGGGAAGATATTGAGGCAAAGTTAAAAACTAAGGATACCGAAATTGAATCAGCTACAGATAATGCAGACAAAACTAAACTGGAAAAAGAAAAATCTGATCTGGAAGCTGAACTTAAAAAAGTTGATCAAGAAATTACAGATAAAACTAAAGCTCTTGAAAAAGAAGCCGTCTCTTACGTCAGAGATAAGCTTGAAAAATTAGATTCGAGTGCTCAGGGAAAAGAAATATTGGAGACAGCCACAAAATACATTGACGAGCAGGGAACTTCATTTGCAAGGGTTCGTAATTTTTTAGAAGACTCGCTCATTCCCTCCCTTGATTTTGATTTCTTTACTTCCGAGTATGACGACCAAATTGCAGTAGATGATAATGCCATGGATACATCAGATGAAGAATCAACAAGTTCGATTCAAAAAAAAATTACTGAAAAACCATTAACCTCTGAAGCGAAAAAGTGGGTAGCAAATATTCAGAAAAAGTCACTGGGATTATATGTTAATTTAACGCAATTTAGAGCTGACGGGGTGACGAAACAGGCTGAAATGCTTGCTATGTAAAGCTAGTAGCATTTTGTGGTAAAAAAAAGTAGGTCTCTAAATTTGCAACAAGACCTACGTATTGACAATGTTACCAACATTCTACCAAAACCACCTAAAAAGTCAATTAAGTCTAGCCGATTATATTTTTTTAAAAATCCTGATTAATCTTTTACAATTAATCAAGAAAGTCAGTTTGGAAAAGTTAGCAAATGCTCTCCCTTTCCCCATTAAATTTGAAAGCAAAAGAAAAAGAATACAAAGATTTTTATCGCTGCCAAATCTCACCATTGAAAAAGTTTGGCTTCCAATAGTTGAAGAAGTTTTGAAAACATACTTTACCTCGGACCAACTAATTTATATAGCAATAGATCGAACAAGTTGGGGTCGTATTAATTTATTCATGGTTAGCCTCATTTGGGATAAAAGGGCGTTTCCAGTATATTTTACTTTGTTGCCAAAGTTAGGGAGTAGTAATCTAACAGAACAACAAATAATATTGTCAAAAGTTATCCCGCTTTTTAAAAACTATCAAATCTGCCTGTTGGGAGATAGAGAATTTTGCTCTGTCAAATTAGCAAAATACTTACAGGACTTGGGTGTGTATTTTTGCTTACGCTTAAAAAAGAACGAGTTTATTGAATATAAAAAAACTAATTGGCTTCAACTTAATGATTTAGGTTTAGTACCAGGAGTGTCTTTATTTATCCAAGGAGTTAAAGTTACTAAAACTCGTGGATTTTCAAATTTTAATGTGGCTTGTAAGTGGCAACGTAAACTCAAAGGAATAGCGCAGAAAGAAGGATGGTTTATTCTGACAAATTTTGAAAAATTAGAGTTGGCGATTTCCGCTTATAAAAAAAGATTTAATATAGAGGAAATGTTTAGAGATTTCAAGAGTGGTGGTTATAACTTAGAAAACACAAAGCTTGAGGATAAACGGTTTATTTCGATAGTTTTATTGATAGCGATAGCTTACACTTCTGCAACTTTCCAAGGTCAAACTATTAAACGTAAAGGAATACAAAACTATGTAGCTCGTGTAAAAGAATCTGGACGTAGGGAGCGGAGGCATAGCAGTTTTTACGTTGGTTTGTATGGTCAAACCTGGATGAATTTTAAGGATGTTTGTCTAAAATTAGTAACCGAATTAATGAAATTAAATCCTAATAAACGAAAGTATTATCAACGCGGTTTAAGGGCTAGGTCGCTTATAGAATCTGCGTTTTAGCTCATTTCGTCACCCCCTCAGAATTTAGAGACCAAGGTTACTATATAGACAGCTACGGTAATGAGCAGAGAGACTTCTTTCCAGTAATTGAAGAATTCCTCAATCTACCGGATAAGCCAACTCAAACTGCGGCAAGTACATCTGCAGGCACATCATCCTGATTTTATAGTGAATGAAATACTTCTAACACTATGCTGGTTACCATATCTTGAACTTTGGCTTGCAGCGCGATCGCAGTTTTGTAGGGTGCGTTAGACTAACGTTAACGCACCATCAGACTTGATAGCTGATCATCATCACACAAGTGAGGGTTAATCGATTAGTGATTTTTTTATTGGAAAATCTCTCATGGTGCGTTACGGCTTTGGTAAAATTAAGGCATTGATTAGGGCTTAAACTATGACCCTTGGAATCGAACAACCAATACAACAGAAACTCCTGAACTTTGAGGAGTTTCTTGCTCGTTATGGTAGTGATA includes:
- a CDS encoding IS4 family transposase, with the protein product MLPTFYQNHLKSQLSLADYIFLKILINLLQLIKKVSLEKLANALPFPIKFESKRKRIQRFLSLPNLTIEKVWLPIVEEVLKTYFTSDQLIYIAIDRTSWGRINLFMVSLIWDKRAFPVYFTLLPKLGSSNLTEQQIILSKVIPLFKNYQICLLGDREFCSVKLAKYLQDLGVYFCLRLKKNEFIEYKKTNWLQLNDLGLVPGVSLFIQGVKVTKTRGFSNFNVACKWQRKLKGIAQKEGWFILTNFEKLELAISAYKKRFNIEEMFRDFKSGGYNLENTKLEDKRFISIVLLIAIAYTSATFQGQTIKRKGIQNYVARVKESGRRERRHSSFYVGLYGQTWMNFKDVCLKLVTELMKLNPNKRKYYQRGLRARSLIESAF